A single region of the Salmo salar chromosome ssa16, Ssal_v3.1, whole genome shotgun sequence genome encodes:
- the LOC106574305 gene encoding leucine-rich repeat-containing protein 58, which produces MELFATVDQGGCILDLSHLNLESLNLDTVGDERRRVTQQLYLYNNRLTVFPASVCLFSKLEVLDISNNGLTVLCEDIQRLSNLKTLIAKNNRLNEFSFPNEFGSMQIDTLNFSGNMFEELPIQFLKLQRLKYLSLGGNRLKAIPAEIENITSLEMLYLGGNLIISIPPELANLRGLRYLVLCDNRIQSVPPQLTRLYSLRCLSLHNNLLTYLPREILSLVHLQELSLRGNPLVVRFIKDMTYDPPSLLELAGRTIKSRNLHYLPNDLPGNLVHYLDLASKCPNPKCTGVYFDSCVRHIKFVDFCGKYRLPFMHYLCSPECTSPCSSNPQSDAESEDERCVSADRLQRVLLG; this is translated from the exons ATGGAGCTATTTGCAACAGTTGATCAGGGGGGTTGCATTTTGGACCTGTCCCATCTGAACCTGGAAAGTTTAAATTTGGACACTGTCGGTGACGAACGGAGGAGAGTGACCCAACAACTCTACCTGTATAACAACCGACTGACAGTGTTTCCCGCTTCGGTATGTCTGTTCTCCAAATTGGAAGTTCTGGATATAAGCAACAATGGATTAACGGTTCTCTGTGAGGACATTCAACGTTTGTCAAACCTCAAAACACTCATTGCCAAGAACAACCGTTTGAACGAATTTTCGTTCCCAAATGAATTTGGGTCCATGCAGATAGACACATTGAACTTCAGTGGGAACATGTTTGAAGAGTTGCCCATTCAATTTCTAAAACTCCAGCGATTAAAATATCTGTCTCTTGGGGGTAACAGACTCAAAGCTATCCCCGCAGAGATAGAAAATATTACCAG TCTGGAGATGCTTTATTTGGGTGGGAACCTCATCATCTCCATCCCCCCAGAGCTGGCCAACCTTCGCGGTCTCAGATACTTGGTCCTTTGTGACAACCGGATACAGAGTGTACCCCCCCAACTCACAAG ACTCTACTCCCTGCGCTGCCTCAGTCTCCATAACAACCTACTTACCTACCTACCGCGGGAGATCCTTAGCCTGGTGCACCTGCAGGAGCTCAGTCTCCGCGGCAACCCCCTGGTGGTCCGCTTCATCAAAGACATGACTTACGACCCTCCCTCCCTGTTGGAGCTGGCCGGACGGACCATCAAGTCCCGCAACCTGCACTACCTCCCCAATGACCTGCCTGGAAACCTGGTGCACTACCTGGACCTGGCCAGCAAGTGTCCCAACCCTAAATGTACCG GTGTGTACTTTGACTCGTGTGTGAGGCACATCAAGTTTGTGGACTTCTGCGGGAAGTATCGGCTACCCTTCATGCACTACCTGTGTTCCCCAGAATGCACCTCTCCCTGCAGCTCCAACCCACAGAGCGATGCTGAGTCGGAGGACGAGAGGTGCGTGTCGGCCGACAGGCTGCAGAGAGTGCTTCTGGGATAG